The following are from one region of the Salicibibacter kimchii genome:
- a CDS encoding SE1832 family protein — MTVKELEDELNLLKSDYVRIQGDVDKLESVGGNVRPATRQLRHLEDEISRVRQQLKESKQ, encoded by the coding sequence ATGACAGTGAAAGAACTGGAAGATGAGTTAAATCTATTAAAATCGGATTACGTTCGTATTCAAGGTGACGTAGATAAATTGGAGTCCGTTGGCGGGAACGTTCGGCCGGCGACACGGCAACTCCGTCATTTGGAGGATGAGATCAGTCGTGTTCGTCAACAGCTAAAAGAATCAAAGCAATAA
- a CDS encoding NCS2 family permease, producing the protein MLQKLFQLQEHDTTIKQELVAGITIFFAAAHIIIVNPTILADSGIPFQYAMIATVLVTFIGSLLMGLYANVPLALAPGMGINAFFVYTLVQGYDLSWQMGLAVVIVSGLLLMVATFTPLAAKLSDAVPASLKYSISAGIGLLLVMIGLQMGEVIVGDPETLISLAPLDSPSLAFTLFGLLLILILYVKKIRGAFVIGLLLTTAVLYLTGFGGEPESEPLDLGGYLGIFTAADFNGLLHAPFWMAVFSLTLLVLFDTLGLVHGLVPYNKDVNKVYQASAINAGISGFFGTSPTVLVVESAAGTAEGGKTGLTAVTAGFLFLSSFAVMPYISAIPEAAIAPILMIVGMSMAEKLRDIPGDFTEWFPAGLTAILIPLTYSIIDGLAAGFILYPLLKWATGRRSEVHPYQYVIALLFICNYALLII; encoded by the coding sequence ATGTTGCAGAAGCTATTCCAACTACAAGAACATGATACAACGATCAAACAAGAATTGGTTGCCGGTATAACGATCTTTTTTGCGGCCGCGCACATCATTATCGTTAATCCGACGATTTTAGCTGACAGCGGCATTCCCTTTCAATATGCGATGATCGCGACGGTGCTTGTGACTTTTATTGGCAGCTTGCTAATGGGCCTATATGCGAATGTCCCTCTCGCGCTCGCGCCGGGGATGGGGATTAACGCATTTTTTGTCTATACGCTCGTCCAAGGGTATGACTTAAGCTGGCAAATGGGCCTTGCCGTTGTGATTGTATCGGGATTGCTCCTCATGGTTGCCACGTTTACGCCGCTAGCAGCCAAGTTGTCCGATGCTGTGCCGGCATCGCTAAAATACAGCATTAGTGCGGGGATCGGTTTGCTACTTGTGATGATTGGCTTGCAGATGGGCGAAGTGATTGTAGGCGACCCTGAAACATTGATCAGCCTCGCCCCGCTTGACTCCCCATCCCTGGCCTTTACACTGTTCGGTTTATTGCTTATTTTAATTCTTTATGTAAAAAAAATAAGAGGCGCTTTCGTGATCGGCCTTTTGTTAACAACAGCGGTCCTTTATTTAACGGGATTCGGCGGGGAACCTGAGAGTGAACCGCTCGATTTGGGCGGCTACCTTGGGATTTTTACCGCAGCAGATTTTAATGGGCTACTGCACGCTCCTTTTTGGATGGCTGTTTTTTCATTAACGTTGCTCGTTCTTTTTGACACTTTGGGGCTTGTGCACGGACTTGTGCCCTACAATAAAGATGTCAATAAAGTGTATCAAGCGAGCGCGATCAACGCCGGGATCAGCGGCTTTTTCGGCACCTCGCCAACGGTGCTCGTCGTCGAGAGCGCGGCAGGGACGGCCGAAGGGGGAAAAACAGGATTAACCGCTGTGACCGCCGGTTTTCTTTTCTTGTCAAGCTTCGCGGTGATGCCGTATATTTCCGCAATTCCGGAGGCGGCGATCGCGCCGATTTTAATGATCGTCGGCATGTCCATGGCGGAGAAATTGCGCGATATCCCGGGAGATTTTACCGAATGGTTCCCTGCCGGTTTAACGGCGATTCTCATTCCACTCACGTACTCGATTATTGATGGGCTAGCCGCAGGATTCATACTGTATCCGTTGTTGAAATGGGCGACAGGCCGGCGGAGCGAAGTACACCCGTATCAATATGTGATCGCGTTGTTGTTTATCTGTAATTATGCCCTATTGATTATATAG
- a CDS encoding Cof-type HAD-IIB family hydrolase, which translates to MKLVAIDMDGTLLHTEKEISDYTISAIQRLQREGHAFIIATGRTMQDAKNIVTTAGIPADGYICANGATIADHNGHLLAEKHLGLHVATDIASWLHERHFYFHLATSEGLYTTADAYQFFLDDLNEYAREKDDGGKMAAIIRDQADRQLNNMGVKMLPAPEDIPSYDFTAYKFLVLSLFPQKLQTIRTAWEANPSIALTSSGRDNIELMPVDAEKGSGLTMMAKQLGFTPENTIAIGDNYNDLSMFETAGFSIAMGNAEGDVKQYADTETADNDTDGVAKAIETHILGIRQ; encoded by the coding sequence ATGAAGTTAGTAGCGATCGACATGGATGGGACATTACTACATACAGAAAAAGAAATCAGTGACTACACGATTTCCGCGATTCAGCGCCTGCAGCGTGAGGGGCACGCCTTCATCATAGCGACCGGCCGTACCATGCAAGATGCAAAAAACATCGTCACAACCGCCGGCATTCCGGCTGATGGTTACATTTGCGCAAACGGTGCAACGATCGCCGATCACAACGGCCATCTTTTAGCGGAAAAACACCTCGGCCTTCATGTCGCCACCGATATTGCTTCCTGGCTGCACGAACGGCATTTTTATTTTCATCTTGCAACGTCTGAAGGGCTTTATACGACGGCCGACGCCTATCAGTTCTTTTTGGATGACCTCAACGAGTATGCCCGCGAAAAAGACGACGGCGGGAAAATGGCGGCCATCATACGCGATCAGGCCGATCGTCAGCTCAATAACATGGGGGTTAAAATGCTTCCGGCTCCCGAGGATATCCCGAGTTATGATTTTACCGCTTATAAATTTCTCGTTCTATCCCTGTTCCCGCAAAAATTACAAACCATTCGCACCGCTTGGGAAGCCAATCCGAGCATCGCGCTTACATCTTCGGGGAGGGACAACATTGAACTCATGCCTGTGGATGCCGAGAAAGGCAGCGGATTGACAATGATGGCAAAACAGCTTGGCTTCACTCCCGAAAACACGATCGCGATTGGCGATAATTACAATGATTTATCCATGTTCGAAACGGCCGGTTTTAGCATCGCGATGGGCAACGCGGAAGGGGACGTAAAACAATACGCCGATACGGAAACCGCCGACAATGACACAGATGGCGTGGCAAAAGCGATAGAAACACACATTTTAGGGATTCGGCAATAA
- a CDS encoding TVP38/TMEM64 family protein, which produces MSLKVMNVGTGKIKGILVGVAVIIVIYLASQVGDVWSPTRLRDYIEGFGIFAPLLFLLLSGLRPIFFVPASIVGFTGGLLFGLWGGAVLAIIGSLLAAALGYIMAQYLGGRWVEKKMEGGRLLVFKNQLLRYGFYYVLFLRLIPMLSFDLISYVCGFAQTPFLKYIMATAIGVLPGTMIFTLMGTSVAAGDTEMLLLILGIVFLLLVAGLIYYFVKKRSGNI; this is translated from the coding sequence ATGTCATTGAAGGTGATGAATGTGGGCACGGGAAAAATAAAAGGGATTCTCGTTGGTGTTGCTGTGATTATCGTCATTTATTTGGCCTCGCAAGTCGGCGATGTCTGGAGCCCGACACGTCTTCGTGATTACATCGAAGGGTTTGGGATTTTTGCACCGTTATTGTTCCTTCTTCTCAGCGGATTGCGACCAATCTTTTTTGTCCCCGCTTCCATTGTCGGTTTTACCGGCGGGCTGCTTTTTGGTCTATGGGGCGGAGCGGTCCTCGCCATCATCGGTTCATTGCTTGCTGCTGCTCTAGGATATATAATGGCCCAATATCTTGGGGGCCGTTGGGTTGAAAAAAAGATGGAGGGTGGGCGGTTGCTCGTTTTTAAAAACCAGCTGTTGCGCTACGGGTTTTATTACGTGTTATTTTTAAGGCTCATCCCGATGCTCAGCTTTGATCTGATCAGTTATGTTTGCGGATTCGCGCAAACGCCTTTTCTTAAATATATCATGGCGACAGCCATCGGCGTTTTGCCGGGAACGATGATTTTCACCTTGATGGGCACAAGTGTAGCCGCCGGGGACACGGAAATGTTGCTTCTCATTCTCGGGATTGTGTTTCTTTTGCTTGTTGCCGGGTTGATCTATTACTTTGTCAAAAAACGTTCCGGTAATATATAA